The Sesamum indicum cultivar Zhongzhi No. 13 linkage group LG9, S_indicum_v1.0, whole genome shotgun sequence genome segment CAAGCTTTCCTCctaatttcttttgctttctcGTTTTCACCCATCACCAACTCAATCTTTTCCATAATATCTTTCTCCTTTATCTCGAAACTAGTCCCTCTAGCCACTTCCACGCACACTCCAACCTCCTCGACCAACCACTTTGTATTGTAAAATTGATCAGCGTGCATCGGCCAACCATTTTTCAGTGATTCCAGCACTGAATTCCATCCACAATGGTGTTGTGTTACctgcaagaaaaagaaggggaAGACGAAGATAGAGGGGGTTGCCCTAGAAAAAACCAGggagaaggaaaacaaaactaattaaagaaaacataaaataaattgcacgCTAACGGCCTGAGTTGGAAGGTGCTGGAGCTGAGCTCTGCCATGGCTGTGGATGGGTAGTGCGCAGTTGGTGACGACCAAGTGATTTCTTAGCCGTTGGATGAGCTTGAGTAGCGCCCTTCGATTTGCAGTAATTTGTTCCCAGCACGACGTTGCATGACCTGGGATCAATAACCCCCAATTTCTAGAAACGGCATAGGTTTGCATCTGGTCGGTGCCCTTGATCTGACGATTGTCATCTCTCTGAATCTTGCGGCTGCGATCTCTTTTACTAGTTCCGGACAATACTGTAACAAATGCAGACACGGATTTATGCGCCAAAATCTCCACCTGGGGTGCCCATTTCTTGACAATGAATCCCCTTTCTTGATCTTGAACACACTGCAAGAACCCTTCTGGGAACCAGTCTTGTAGCACAAACTCTTTACTTGTGTCAAATCCGAATGGCGGCCTAACAACCCATTTGCAATTCCTGCCACTTGCATTCGGGGGCTTTTGCCAGCTTCTCCATATGTGAAGCCGAGATTGTGTTTTGTGAGCCAAAAGATATGTATATCACGGAATTTGGCCCTTTCTGGTCCAACCACTGGATATATCTCAGGACTAATTGTTGATTGCCTGCCAATTCTTGCCCGGTCTTCTTCTGATAATAATAGAGATCCAATTGACCAAACAGGAATCCTAATTTCCTCTGAAGATACGGTGTTGCAACCTTGTTGAGCTTTTCAACTATATTAAGAAGCAGCCCCCATCTGAATTCCCCAGGAAATTTGTTAAAAGGTCATCTTCCTCTGGTATTTGAGCAGCAGCAAATAGTTGAGTGACATGAAATTTCCCAGTGATGTAGGTCGCTCAAAATCAGGATTTCCGGATCGGGGTCGCTAGGTCGAGCAACCGGGTCGTGATCGCTAACTCCCTCTTTCAAGCTACCTGGTGCGGATCCTGAGAACACAGCAAACGTCAGACTAGCCGAGAGGCCCTCGGCgatggccctccgatgcttaagtcagaaAGAATGGGATCGAATAATAAGGTAACGGGATCGAATTAGAGCACAAATTGGCGGTAAAAGTAGATAGTTAAAAACGTATTTAAAATACCATAAATGAGGGTATTTATACTGGTACGGCACCCTCTGCGAGCACCACACGTGGCACCAGTGAGGGTGCGCCACGTCACCCTCTGTCGGACCTGCAGCCGCCGCTGCTGCAACTGTGCAGTGGGCCCCACCAGGCTCAGTCATAGGCTCAGTTATAGGTGCAGACATGATTACTGCCTTGGGTGTGGTGATTATGCCCAAAATAGGAGGGGCATTTTGGTAATTATGCAAATTCCCTCATCACCCAGCTTCAGGGAACTCAATACTTTATGGGACTCTGAGTAGAAACAAACCATCCCAAACCCCCCTCAAGTGCTGAAATTGCATGGAAGATCCCAAGCTAATGCGCTACACCAAAAAACATGTCTGAAACTACACCTCCATGTTCTTGGATAAGATTTTAGAGGAGGTTTCTGAAGGGCAGGCAGGGGATG includes the following:
- the LOC105171084 gene encoding UDP-glycosyltransferase 92A1-like codes for the protein MQTYAVSRNWGLLIPGHATSCWEQITANRRALLKLIQRLRNHLVVTNCALPIHSHGRAQLQHLPTQAVTQHHCGWNSVLESLKNGWPMHADQFYNTKWLVEEVGVCVEVARGTSFEIKEKDIMEKIELVMGENEKAKEIRRKACEVKEIMRDAVRDDGDYNGSSVKTMEGLFVAALQGRERVTAVSQSK